One Fusarium falciforme chromosome 1, complete sequence genomic window carries:
- a CDS encoding Pescadillo-like protein produces the protein MARIKKKGKAGAAKNYVTRNQAIRKLQISLPDFRKLCIWKGIYPREPRSRKKVSKSSTSSTTFYYAKDIQYLLHEPLLQKFRDQKVLEKKISRALGRGDVTDASRLEKNAARPEKTGKPRYTLDHVIRERYPTFVDALRDLDDCLSMLFLFANLPSTTSVPAKMVARCERLCLEFQHYLIVSQSVTKSFLSIKGIYYQANIQGEDVLWLVPYKFNQRVVGDVDFRIMGTFIEFYMTLLGFINFRLYTSIGLKYPPKFDQVMDENAAELGAFTLEGKTLVGAEEHQQKQLEAAEHKPDPKVQAAVNKVIKKIKGSEAEDDSTPATENQVEGEDQDAGVIDKFEPAAPGGDVLPQPSNTGNNPNNLFSNLTIYLSRETPRQPLEFLLKSFGCKRVGWDAVLGGGAFTTDELDPAITHQIVDRPPIQAVTEEDGDDEDNQTSQKLAANRRVPGRTYIQPQWVWDSVNDGELKEPHLYAPGASLPPHLSPFVKSVQGAYDPTIPLEEQEPEEEAIEAQSDGEDEVDDTVEGMDVANSDEEEDGEDAEDDEFGGFSEDEQEEDEDEDDAEQRQQELEAELTGGAVKSKTPNTKAKAKEEARKALNKKAREEAEDIERAKGMLSKKKRKLYEQMVYTNTKKSAEDQKLRAKRRKLEKEKAKGKAK, from the coding sequence atGGCTCggataaagaagaagggcaaggccgGCGCGGCCAAGAACTACGTTACCCGAAACCAGGCGATTCGAAAGCTGCAGATCAGCCTGCCCGACTTCCGAAAGCTGTGCATCTGGAAGGGAATCTATCCTCGCGAGCCCCGGAGCAGGAAGAAGGTGTCCAAGTCGTCGACCAGCTCGACCACCTTTTACTACGCCAAGGATATCCAGTACCTCCTCCATGAGCCGCTTTTGCAAAAGTTCCGCGACCAAAAGgtcctcgagaagaagatctCCCGCGCCCTCGGTCGCGGCGATGTCACCGATGCCTCCCGTCTCGAGAAGAACGCTGCGCGACCTGAGAAGACTGGAAAGCCACGATACACGCTTGACCATGTCATCCGGGAGCGCTACCCGACCTTTGTGGACGCCCTGCGAGACCTCGACGACTGCCTGTCGATGCTGTTCCTGTTCGCCAACTTGCCGTCCACCACGTCGGTTCCCGCCAAGATGGTTGCCCGTTGCGAGCGTCTCTGCCTCGAGTTCCAACACTACCTGATCGTGTCGCAGAGCGTCACCAAGTCGTTCCTGTCCATCAAGGGAATCTACTATCAGGCCAACATCCAGGGAGAGGATGTCCTCTGGCTGGTTCCCTACAAGTTTAACCAGCGCGTCGTCGGCGATGTCGATTTCCGCATCATGGGCACCTTTATCGAGTTTTACATGACCCTGCTTGGCTTCATCAACTTCCGACTGTACACCTCCATTGGCCTCAAGTACCCTCCCAAGTTCGACCAGGTCATGGATGAGAACGCCGCCGAGCTTGGCGCCTTCACTCTCGAGGGCAAGACCTTGGTCGGCGCCGAGGAGCACCAGCAGAAGCAATTGGAGGCTGCCGAGCACAAGCCTGACCCCAAAGTCCAGGCTGCTGTTAATAAGGttatcaagaagatcaagggtAGCGAAGCCGAAGACGATTCGACACCAGCGACCGAGAATCAAGTGGAGGGTGAGGACCAGGATGCGGGTGTGATTGACAAGTTTGAGCCGGCGGCCCCTGGCGGCGATGTGCTCCCCCAGCCTTCCAACACTGGAAACAACCCCAACAACCTCTTCTCCAACCTGACCATCTACCTCTCCCGCGAAACTCCCCGACAACCTCTCGAGTTCCTGCTCAAGTCTTTTGGCTGCAAGCGTGTCGGTTGGGATGCTGTGCTCGGCGGTGGTGCTTTCACTACTGATGAGCTTGATCCCGCTATCACTCACCAGATTGTCGACCGACCTCCCATCCAGGCCGTTACTGAGGaggatggcgacgatgaggacaACCAGACTTCGCAGAAGCTTGCTGCCAACCGACGAGTCCCTGGAAGAACCTACATCCAGCCCCAATGGGTGTGGGACAGTGTCAATGACGGCGAGCTGAAGGAGCCTCATCTGTATGCTCCCGGCGCTTCTCTGCCCCCCCATCTGAGCCCCTTCGTGAAGAGCGTCCAGGGCGCATACGACCCCACCATCCCtctcgaggagcaggagcctGAGGAGGAAGCCATTGAGGCTCAGAGcgacggcgaggatgaggttgacgaTACTGTTGAGGGTATGGATGTGGCCAACTcagacgaagaagaggatggcgAAGAcgcagaagacgacgagtTTGGCGGCTTCTCTGAGGACGagcaagaggaggacgaggatgaggacgatgccGAGCAGCGTCAACAAGAGCTGGAGGCTGAGCTCACTGGCGGTGCCGTCAAGTCCAAGACGCCcaacaccaaggccaaggccaaggaggaggcgcgCAAGGCGCTGAACAAGAAGGCGcgcgaggaggccgaggacatTGAGCGGGCCAAGGGCATGCtcagcaagaagaagcggaagCTGTACGAGCAGATGGTGTACACGAATACCAAGAAGAGCGCCGAGGACCAGAAGCTGCGGGCCAAGAGGAGAAAGCTggaaaaggaaaaggcaAAGGGCAAGGCGAAGTAA